From one Triticum aestivum cultivar Chinese Spring chromosome 4B, IWGSC CS RefSeq v2.1, whole genome shotgun sequence genomic stretch:
- the LOC123092562 gene encoding uncharacterized protein, producing the protein MAPPSPQPPRPSAAADGGPAPSAAPVDALFLQNLMSRVQLRPPFLDTNSFLTQDLDDFLLNEFAALSAAAGESDDDDDEEGEDGGLSDGEVSGEARRRRMLSREETKLEKEIVRMVLAGDGDALKPNSGQSVAVGDHHVCVGFHDEAGGEYRVWEWHGHVMLFDDEDGYSAEYIYGNHFEPLAAATARAKQKEKEKREKDLTSGLRDLIVGNGDSANGLNLNGNGGGPRVVRRNVVNSPAAAPAR; encoded by the coding sequence atggcccctccctcgccgcagccgcctcgcccctccgccgccgccgacggcggcCCCGCCCCCTCCGCGGCGCCGGTCGACGCGCTCTTCCTACAGAACCTGATGAGCCGCGTCCAGCTCCGCCCGCCCTTCCTCGACACCAACTCCTTCCTCACCCAGGACCTCGACGACTTCCTCCTCAACGAGTTCGCCGCGCTCTCCGCCGCGGCGGGCgagtccgatgatgatgacgacgaagaaGGGGAGGACGGCGGCCTCTCCGACGGGGAGGTCTCCGGGGAGGCCAGGCGGCGGCGGATGCTCTCGCGGGAGGAGACCAAGCTGGAGAAGGAGATCGTCAGGAtggtgctcgccggcgacggggacgcCCTTAAGCCCAACTCGGGCCAGTCCGTTGCCGTCGGCGACCACCACGTGTGCGTCGGCTTCCACGACGAGGCCGGCGGGGAGTACCGCGTCTGGGAGTGGCACGGCCACGTCATGCTCTTTGACGACGAGGACGGCTACTCCGCCGAGTACATCTACGGGAACCACTTCGAGCCGCTCGCTGCCGCCACTGCCAGGGCCAagcagaaggagaaggagaagagagagaaggaCCTCACCTCGGGCCTTCGGGATTTGATTGTGGGTAATGGGGACAGTGCCAATGGCTTGAATTTGAATGGCAATGGCGGAGGCCCCAGGGTGGTGCGCAGGAACGTAGTAAATTCCCCTGCAGCAGCGCCTGCAAGGTAA
- the LOC123094947 gene encoding uncharacterized protein, protein MWNCSAPSPLLLPLSDDYVKCESSNSAPGAAGFDGISRLAADYGHLCHHMSSLQSLPAPALFATRSSESFFGMGDGSAYGGDGRPAAFMHFGYTQDQPPTAATHPVRWTAAGGETMVCDGSSFSGSKRRKTTTTDSRLQGSSAKPRNTTTTAAAKAPCKRSQKLGDKITALQQLVSPYGKTDTASVLHEAAACIRNLHDQIQILAAPYPGESSSPSSSRDAGEEPTTGLRRRGLCVAPLSPAVVSLVSGAARARGSAHADVGGAWFAAL, encoded by the exons ATGTGGAACTGCTCGGCGCCGTCCCCGCTCTTGCTGCCCTTGAGCGACGACTACG TGAAATGTGAATCCTCGAATTCTGCGCCCGGAGCCGCGGGTTTCGACGGAAT AAGCAGGCTCGCCGCCGACTATGGCCATCTCTGCCACCACATGTCGTCGCTTCAGAGCCTTCCGGCGCCGGCTCTCTTCGCCACGCGCAGTTCCGAGAGCTTTTTCG GAATGGGAGACGGTTCTGCCTACGGCGGCGACGGTAGGCCTGCTGCGTTCATGCACTTCGGCTACACCCAGGACCAGCCACCTACTGCTGCTACC CATCCTGTGAGATGGACGGCAGCAGGCGGCGAGACGATGGTCTGTGACGGAAGCAGCTTCAGTGGCTCCAAGAGGCGCAAGACAACGACGACGGACAGCCGGCTGCAGGGCAGCAGCGCAAAGCCAAGGAATACTACTACTACAGCAGCTGCCAAG GCACCGTGCAAGAGGAGCCAGAAGCTGGGGGACAAGATCACCGCGCTCCAGCAGCTGGTTTCCCCCTACGGCAAG ACGGACACCGCGTCGGTTCTCCACGAGGCAGCCGCTTGCATCAGGAACCTTCACGACCAAATTCAG ATCCTGGCCGCGCCCTACCCTGGAGAGagctcctcgccgtcgtcgtcgcggGATGCCGGAGAAGAGCCAACGACAGGTCTGCGCCGGCGTGGCCTCTGCGTGGCCCCGCTGTCGCCGGCCGTTGTGAGCCTCGTGTCCGGCGCCGCCCGTGCCCGTGGCAGCGCTCATGCCGACGTGGGGGGTGCTTGGTTCGCTGCTCTGTAG